A single Pseudomonas putida DNA region contains:
- the tri1 gene encoding ADP-ribosylarginine hydrolase Tri1, with amino-acid sequence MIDLRSPDATLREYAQRYADLLPEWSPQLRQRMSYTLEPDAPRLPRIKPAWLSDRHCTLSPEQALDRAQGALLGLAIGDAVGTTLEFQRRDQGHVTDMVGGGPYRLAPGEWTDDTSMALCLADTYASQGKFDYATFADAMVRWYRQGENSVNGRCFDIGNVTRRALEGWEAQGLAWMGNLEASTAGNGSLIRLAPTAIFRHHSLSATWWESVTQSSVTHGAIEVSECCKLFGAQLHLALNGADKEEALSPKVRPLQPRALIINAGEYKHKSREQIRSSGYVVDTLEAALWAVWNTDNFRDAILLAANLADDADSVAATAGQIAGALYGVSGMPPAWVAKVAWSQHIRDLASRMFELAPPDDELDELTYDQQ; translated from the coding sequence GCATGAGCTATACGCTGGAACCTGATGCCCCCAGGCTGCCGCGTATCAAGCCCGCCTGGCTGAGCGACAGGCATTGCACGTTATCACCGGAGCAGGCGCTGGACCGCGCGCAAGGTGCACTGTTGGGGCTGGCGATTGGTGATGCGGTTGGCACGACCCTGGAGTTTCAGCGGCGCGATCAGGGGCATGTCACCGACATGGTCGGCGGTGGTCCTTACCGCCTGGCGCCGGGTGAGTGGACCGACGATACCAGCATGGCCCTGTGCCTGGCGGACACCTACGCAAGCCAAGGCAAGTTCGATTACGCGACCTTTGCCGATGCGATGGTGCGCTGGTATCGGCAAGGTGAGAACAGCGTCAATGGGCGCTGCTTCGACATCGGCAATGTCACCCGCCGAGCGCTGGAAGGGTGGGAAGCCCAAGGGCTTGCGTGGATGGGCAATCTCGAGGCCTCGACAGCGGGCAACGGTTCGTTGATACGGCTCGCGCCTACGGCCATTTTCAGGCACCACTCACTTTCGGCAACCTGGTGGGAAAGCGTGACGCAGAGCAGCGTGACCCATGGCGCGATCGAGGTCTCTGAGTGCTGCAAATTGTTCGGTGCGCAGCTGCATTTGGCGCTCAATGGGGCGGACAAGGAGGAGGCATTGTCGCCAAAGGTACGCCCCCTGCAACCCCGGGCCTTGATCATCAATGCCGGCGAGTACAAGCACAAATCCCGTGAGCAGATTCGCTCGTCTGGGTATGTGGTCGATACCTTGGAAGCAGCGCTGTGGGCTGTTTGGAATACGGACAATTTCCGGGATGCGATTCTGTTGGCGGCCAACCTTGCCGATGACGCCGACAGTGTGGCGGCGACGGCGGGGCAGATTGCGGGCGCCCTGTATGGGGTGTCGGGCATGCCGCCGGCGTGGGTGGCTAAAGTTGCCTGGTCGCAACACATTCGTGATTTGGCTAGCCGAATGTTTGAACTTGCGCCGCCGGATGATGAGTTAGATGAGCTTACTTACGACCAACAGTGA